One Helicoverpa zea isolate HzStark_Cry1AcR chromosome 11, ilHelZeax1.1, whole genome shotgun sequence genomic window carries:
- the LOC124634214 gene encoding RING finger and transmembrane domain-containing protein 2 — MAQPNQVTVDIEDDEPAEAAPRHNALHRLDSVSRPTVPNRNNLGLGDRLNSVFREIRPLVENARMGNNARLSLPTWLPRNTPGTHQIVDLGAQRPQSSIAHVNLGPNAQTYIVNERGTPPTHRSQSTSHGMSNSASNDSNLSEQEQEHPEINVSVNPANNNNIHDNADNDSQSEDGTQQVVDVRATLNLLLRYAPFYFLLFIKFMYDSREGIFTFIILFCTFTHSNSLVRREHGKQMHRSILALFSELVFTSSCIVIVHFLFGHGKLLPNVVMFPGYTELDVWELLWLVVLTDLIVKIITVDIKILVTMMPAFILPFQKRGKVYLFTEAVSQLYRSLLTIQPWIFYLMQSYEGSEKMVGMFLTSVYVIAKVIEVLVRLRLFKNATWTLLQSVNLGTKPTCEQLLSAGDSCPICHDDYSTPVRLGCSHIFCELCISAWLDREHTCPLCRAKVADEPTWRDGSTTYDFQLY, encoded by the exons ATGGCTCAACCAAATCAGGTGACAGTCGATATTGAGGACGACGAGCCAGCAGAGGCTGCGCCGCGTCACAATGCACTACACAGGCTCGATTCAGTTTCCAGACCAACAGTTCCGAATAGAAATAACCTGGGCCTCGGAGATCGCCTCAACAGTGTATTCAGAGAAATCAGACCTCTCGTAGAAAATGCTCGTATG GGAAATAACGCACGGCTGTCCCTGCCCACATGGTTGCCGAGGAATACGCCGGGCACACATCAGATTGTAGATCTTGGTGCTCAAAGGCCACAGAGCTCTATAGCTCATGTAAACTTAGGGCCAAATGCTCAAACTTATATTGTTAATGAACGGGGAACTCCACCCACTCACCGGTCACAGTCTACCAGCCATGGGATGAGCAACAGTGCTTCCAATGACTCCAACTTGTCGGAACAGGAGCAAGAACACCCAGAGATCAATGTGTCGGTGAATCCGGccaacaataacaatatacatGACAATGCGGATAATGATAGTCAAAGTGAAGATGGAACACAACAG GTGGTCGACGTTCGGGCGACACTGAACTTACTTCTACGATACGCACCGTTTTACTTCTTGCTGTTCATCAAATTCATGTACGACAGTCGAGAAGGCATCTTCACGTTTATTATACTGTTCTGCACGTTCACACATAGCAACAGTCTTGTTAGGAG AGAACATGGAAAACAGATGCACCGGAGCATACTAGCGTTATTCAGCGAGCTAGTTTTCACTTCCAGTTGCATAGTTATAGTGCACTTCCTCTTCGGCCATGGCAAGTTGTTACCCAACGTGGTCATGTTTCCCGGGTATACGGAGCTCGATGTATGGGAACTGTTGTGGCTGGTGGTCCTTACTGACTTGATAGTCAAGATTATTACTGTGGATATCAAGATCTTGGTCACCATGATGCCGGCGTTTATATTGCCGTTTCAGAAGAGG GGTAAAGTATACCTATTCACGGAGGCGGTCTCCCAATTGTACCGCTCGTTGCTCACCATACAGCCGTGGATATTCTACCTGATGCAGTCGTACGAGGGCTCCGAGAAGATGGTGGGCATGTTCCTAACGTCCGTGTATGTCATCGCGAAGGTCATTGAGGTGTTGGTCCGGTTGAGACTGTTTAAGAATGCTACTTGGACCTTGTTACAGAGCGTG AATCTCGGCACAAAACCAACATGTGAACAACTGCTCTCCGCCGGCGATTCCTGTCCCATTTGCCACGACGACTACTCGACGCCAGTCCGATTGGGCTGCAGTCACATCTTCTGCGAACTGTGTATCTCTGCCTGGCTGGACCGAGAACATACCTGCCCACTGTGCAGGGCTAAGGTAGCTGATGAACCTACCTGGAGAGACGGATCCACCACATACGATTTTCAACTCTATTAA